gagatcaACGGGGTCACCTGTTTCaccatagagcaggggtctcaaactcgcagcccgcaggccattagtggccctccatacaacattttgtggccctgccctagaagaatcttttttgttttgttttgttttagttgtttgggtcacacacccccaatgttcaaggcttactactgactttgcactaaaggatcaccccgactttgcctcctgtggcccccacgtaaattgagtttgagacccctgccatagaggGATGTGCTGAGTGGCAGGACAGCACAAAGGAGTTCCGGATGTCACAGGCCGCCCTGTGAACCCCCCCAAACCCAGCATGACATATGATCAGAGCCCACAGTGGCCTTCCACAGGACCGGGGGCATCTCTCTACACCTGGCCTATCCGCTCCAGGGCTGCTCTTGCAGAAAACCAACATGCCAGTGACCAGGGTAGTGGCCCAGGGACAGAGGCCTAGGAAAAGGCATTGGAAAAAGCCCCTTCCCACCCTGCCAGGGGCCTGCACTTACTGAAGTGCTCCTGGATCCTGTTCAGGATGTCCATGCTGTGCTTGCTGTCCACCATGTTCACCGCCAGGCCCCTCTTGCCAAAGCGGCCCGTGCGCCCGATGCGGTGCAGGTAGGTCTCGTTGTCAGGGTTCCCGTCCTTGTCCACGGGGAGGTCAAAGTTGATGACGACAGACACCTGCTCGACATCGATGCCTGCGATGGAGGCGGACAGGCGTGAGGCCAGGCCACTCTGGCTGTGGGGTTCATTCTCGGGGAGGGAGTGTAGGAACAGGGAGCGCCCATGGGTCAGGAAAGCAGAGCACCAGGGGCTGGGCAGGGCATGGGAAGAGCTTGGTAGGCACAGAAAGCTGAGAGCAGTGACACAGGGCCCTCCCACACAAGCAGAGCTCCCTGTCTTCTGAAAAGTTCTCCCTGAGACCAGGGGGTGCCCCAAGACTCAATGCCCAAGGACATCTAACTCCTGGAGCATCTGCTGTCCCACAGCACGAGCACGTCTGCTCACCGCGGGCGCACACGTTGGTGGTGACCAGCACCTTCTCTTTGCCCTCCCGGAAGCGCTCGATCACAGCTGCCCTCTGCTCCACCACCATCTCCCCGCTCAGCAGCGCCACCTGATGGCCTTCCTTGGAGAGCTCGCCTGCCAGCCAACTCGCTGTTTTGCGTGTCTGGAGTGAAAAGAATTGTTTTAAATGCAGatacctgtaaaaaaaaaagaaatgaagaaacttGCAACAAAGGCCCGCTGAGTTTAATCAGCAAGATGGCTTTACAATTCCCCAAATAGAATATTAGTCACTTTGTTTTAGGGCTAGGGCGGTGAAGGGAGGTTGTGgcccacatgcagcagtgctcaggggcacatATATAGTAGtgaggaacaaacccaggttggcaatgaGCAAGACAAGTGACTTAACCTTGTCGCCTCTGGCCCAAATTTTAGGCCACTTGTTTCTTTtgagtgtgtttttattttttggggggtcacacccagcagtgttcaggggttactcctcacttcaatctcagcagtcactcctggcaggctcaggggaccaaaagggatgccgggaatcaaccgCTGACAGTCCAgagttggccgagtgcaaggcaaacgccttactgctgtgctatctctctgcctcctcagttttgttttgttttggttctggtttttggttacagccggagatgctcaggggttgctcctggctctgtattcaagaattactcctggtagtgctcaggggactatatagggtgccggtgacagaacccaggtcagcacatgcaaggcaagcgctatgcctgctgtattatctctccaatcctggattttttttctctaactcaTCTCTAGATTAGTTCATTGtgggctggagcaagagtacagcaggtagagcatttgccttgttgcagttgaccagggttcgatccctagtacccatatggtccccaagaaataccaagtataatccctgagcagagctagaagtaaagccagagcactactaagtgtggccccaaaatagaaagaaacaacATCAGGGTGACTCTCTAAAGTGCAGGAGAGCAAACCAGGgtaggcagtatgcaaggcaagagccaaaCCCTGATCATATCTCTTCATCCTTACCTACCCCTAAGTTCTCAGGCCACACAGAATGAAGCAGGGCCTCCTGAACCCCTTAGGCTACTGCCTCCTGCTGCTGCCGCCACTACTCACATGACAGAAGATCATGGCTTGTGCGATGGTGATGGCCCCATAGAGGTTACAAAGGGCCTGGAACTTCTCGTCGCGGTTGCTGCACAGCACGTAGTACTGCTTGATGGTGTCCAGCGTCTCCTCCTCGCGCTTCAGCTTGATGATGTTGGGGTCGGGGACCACCTTCTGGGCAAACTTCCACACTGAGTCCTCAAAGGTGGCAGAGAAGAGCAACATCTGGCAGTTCCTGGGCAGCATCCTGCAGGGTAGCCCAGGGACTCTGCATGAGCCCAGCTCTCCCAGGGAGAAGGCAGGAGCAAGCAGCGTTGGTCTACTCCCTAATCTCAGCCCAGGCTCCTTAGGAGCAGTTCTGCCAACCAACAGCTGCTTAGAAAAGAGGGGAACTAAGAAGCTGGTGAGTGAacaaggttgggggggggggttgaggaTATGGGAGAGGCTACTAAGTTCCCCCCCTCTTCTGAAGCCTCTACCTCTGGATGCGGACGCTCTGGTCCTGGTGGCCCTGCGTCGCGATCATCACGTCGGCCTCATCCAGGACAAACACTTTGATCTTCTTGGGGTCAATGAACTTGAGCTTAGAGCACCAATCCAGAACAGTGCCCGGGGTGCCAATGACGATCTGTTCACTGATCTTCTGACCACGCTCCACTGTGGGTGGAAGGGATTTCTTTGCCTTGTATAGTTCTACACTCTCCATTCTTAGAAACTCTAAAGCTTTTCCTACTTTACAGAAAAACCAGGATAACACTCTAACTTATACGTATTCTTTTccacttctaatttttttgtgtgtgtgtgtgttttgggtcacacccggcagtgctcaggggttattcctggctccatgctcagaaattgctcctggcaggcatgggggaccatatgggacgccgggattcgaactgatgacctcctgagtgaaaggcaaacgccttacctccatgctatctctccagcccctccacttcTAATTTTTGCATGTGCAAGGTCCTAGGGAACTCTGGGAACGCAAGGACCGATCCCAGGCCCCATTTTGAGCATGTGTGctaaggtcctctgagccattCCTTGGTCCCAACACTATGGGTCGTAAAggacacacacaaaagaaaatactACTAAAAAGATATCGAAGTGACAcaaaggaaaatacaaaaatcTATGAAAAATAGAACAATGCACTGAGCACAAGCTTTGGATAGAGGAAGTCAGAGCTAGATCCACAGATTGCATGCAAAcgacccacgttcaatccctgcaccccatatggccccctgaaccttgccagaaatgatccctcagCAATACTAGGTATAGCCAAAATTAAGACaaataaacacaaggaaaacTCAGATGTAACAGGGGGAAGGAAATGGTAGGGAGATGAATTTAgattagaagaaaattaaaatgacaataaccAAATGAAAGACACAAGCACTGATTCAACACTGATTCAATTTGGGTTCAAAGATGAGTCATAAGTGCTGAGAAAACAGAACAAGGGGATTAGTTTGAGTCAGATTCCTCATGCCACATGGTTCTTTATCACATGGAGAGTGATActgaagcagagagccaggaataggcccaaGCCCAAAACTAACACAAAAGAGGAAGAACAGATGTGTAGCTCAGGCTCAGTGGTGAAGCACCCTCTTCACAAAAGTTAAGGCTCTTGATTTATCACCACACCTCTCTTCCCTGCTGAAACATGATCAATTCCTGTCATCGTCAACAACATGGATGCATGTAGAGAGTGCTGTGCTTAGTCATGACAGATGGAAAGACAATCATTGTGATTTC
This window of the Suncus etruscus isolate mSunEtr1 chromosome 14, mSunEtr1.pri.cur, whole genome shotgun sequence genome carries:
- the LOC126027390 gene encoding ATP-dependent RNA helicase DDX19B, which produces MATDSWALAVDEQEAAAESLSNLHLKEEKTKPDANGAVVKTNTNAEKTEEDEKEDRAAQSLLNKLIRSNLVDNTNQVEVLQRDPNSPLYSVKSFEELRLKPQLLQGVYAMGFNRPSKIQENALPLMLAEPPQNLIAQSQSGTGKTAAFVLAMLSQVEPASRYPQCLCLSPTYELALQTGKVIEQMGKFYPELKLAYAVRGNKLERGQKISEQIVIGTPGTVLDWCSKLKFIDPKKIKVFVLDEADVMIATQGHQDQSVRIQRMLPRNCQMLLFSATFEDSVWKFAQKVVPDPNIIKLKREEETLDTIKQYYVLCSNRDEKFQALCNLYGAITIAQAMIFCHTRKTASWLAGELSKEGHQVALLSGEMVVEQRAAVIERFREGKEKVLVTTNVCARGIDVEQVSVVINFDLPVDKDGNPDNETYLHRIGRTGRFGKRGLAVNMVDSKHSMDILNRIQEHFNKKIERLDTDDLDEIEKIAN